In a single window of the Natator depressus isolate rNatDep1 chromosome 24, rNatDep2.hap1, whole genome shotgun sequence genome:
- the CEACAM19 gene encoding cell adhesion molecule CEACAM19 isoform X1 → MGGPCFWDIPYKGVLFAGCLLLCWGPHTVVCTLVVHVIPEAPSVGQNVTLSVEGGLEPLRHFDWYRGRLADGSTRIFSYFPGQGRPQRNGVQFTGREVGFPNGSLLLRGAQANDSGTYRVALQLVPQGSEKGTVELRVSAPATTLGPRTLPPPSSGTGPPPATAAPSTPQVLGWVVAGVVVGILLTGALGAVVIYHLVLRRSDLAGGSTGKLDPKGKKPPRSPRDDTEPIYEVMESPLELPQPEGRNPKTDPRAPPAMPLPPQPDPNYMELLQRAESMYAQIQR, encoded by the exons ATGGGAGGGCCTTGTTTCTGGGACATCCCATATAAGGGGGTTCTGTTTGCAG GCTGTCTCCTGTTGTGCTGGGGTCCCCACACTGTGGTTTGTACTTTAGTGGTGCACGTGATCCCGGAGGCGCCGTCCGTGGGGCAGAACGTCACTCTGTCCGTGGAAGGTGGCTTGGAGCCCCTGCGTCACTTCGACTGGTACCGGGGGCGGCTGGCTGATGGCAGCACCCGCATCTTCAGCTACTTCCCTGGGCAGGGCCGCCCCCAGCGCAATGGGGTGCAGTTCACGGGCCGCGAGGTTGGCTTCCCCAACGGGTCTCTGCTCCTCCGGGGCGCCCAGGCCAACGACAGCGGCACCTACCGGGTCGCTCTCCAGCTGGTGCCGCAGGGCAGCGAGAAGGGCACCGTGGAGCTGCGGGTGAGCG CCCCAGCGACCACCCTGGGCCCAAGGACGCTGCCCCCCCCGAGCTCAGGCACAGGGCCACCCCCGGCCACAGCGGCCCCCAGCACCCCGCAGGTCCTGGGCTGGGTGGTGGCAGGGGTCGTGGTTGGGATTTTGCTGACCGGAGCTCTGGGAGCCGTGGTCATCTACCACCTCGTCCTGCGCAGGTCGGACCTGGCCGGAGG CTCCACAGGAAAACTGGATCCCAAAGGGAAGAAACCACCAAGATCTCCCAGGG ATGACACAGAGCCGATTTATGAGGTGATGGAGTCTCCGTTGGAGTTGCCCCAGCCAGAGGGGAGAAACCCCAAAACTGACCCCCGAGCTCCCCCG GCCATGCCCTTGCCTCCCCAGCCAGACCCCAACTACATG gagctgctgcagcgaGCGGAGTCCATGTATGCCCAGATCCAGAGGTGA
- the CEACAM19 gene encoding cell adhesion molecule CEACAM19 isoform X2 — MGGPCFWDIPYKGVLFAVVHVIPEAPSVGQNVTLSVEGGLEPLRHFDWYRGRLADGSTRIFSYFPGQGRPQRNGVQFTGREVGFPNGSLLLRGAQANDSGTYRVALQLVPQGSEKGTVELRVSAPATTLGPRTLPPPSSGTGPPPATAAPSTPQVLGWVVAGVVVGILLTGALGAVVIYHLVLRRSDLAGGSTGKLDPKGKKPPRSPRDDTEPIYEVMESPLELPQPEGRNPKTDPRAPPAMPLPPQPDPNYMELLQRAESMYAQIQR, encoded by the exons ATGGGAGGGCCTTGTTTCTGGGACATCCCATATAAGGGGGTTCTGTTTGCAG TGGTGCACGTGATCCCGGAGGCGCCGTCCGTGGGGCAGAACGTCACTCTGTCCGTGGAAGGTGGCTTGGAGCCCCTGCGTCACTTCGACTGGTACCGGGGGCGGCTGGCTGATGGCAGCACCCGCATCTTCAGCTACTTCCCTGGGCAGGGCCGCCCCCAGCGCAATGGGGTGCAGTTCACGGGCCGCGAGGTTGGCTTCCCCAACGGGTCTCTGCTCCTCCGGGGCGCCCAGGCCAACGACAGCGGCACCTACCGGGTCGCTCTCCAGCTGGTGCCGCAGGGCAGCGAGAAGGGCACCGTGGAGCTGCGGGTGAGCG CCCCAGCGACCACCCTGGGCCCAAGGACGCTGCCCCCCCCGAGCTCAGGCACAGGGCCACCCCCGGCCACAGCGGCCCCCAGCACCCCGCAGGTCCTGGGCTGGGTGGTGGCAGGGGTCGTGGTTGGGATTTTGCTGACCGGAGCTCTGGGAGCCGTGGTCATCTACCACCTCGTCCTGCGCAGGTCGGACCTGGCCGGAGG CTCCACAGGAAAACTGGATCCCAAAGGGAAGAAACCACCAAGATCTCCCAGGG ATGACACAGAGCCGATTTATGAGGTGATGGAGTCTCCGTTGGAGTTGCCCCAGCCAGAGGGGAGAAACCCCAAAACTGACCCCCGAGCTCCCCCG GCCATGCCCTTGCCTCCCCAGCCAGACCCCAACTACATG gagctgctgcagcgaGCGGAGTCCATGTATGCCCAGATCCAGAGGTGA
- the BCL3 gene encoding B-cell lymphoma 3 protein, with translation MAEEMPVDLRTWRKGDTPGCQGRGVPRPKDPGGQRAPQGSGAFPSPWHGAAGGPRTPPPHPGAPIPGPPDEGGRKAETSLPLRKRRYAVQEPGWELPGPPAGKVPKTESDGGQEGVSGAQRSPFCNGYCPPYVAVDYTRLPAPYLIGLTGPFLVPERAPFFHPVAPHPLLPAPLLGRPATPYPLLCPLQTQLAADIATAIKQDEDGDTALHIAVAQGNLPVAQRLVSLFLQGQRDLDIYNHLRQTPLHLAVITTQPSLVKLLLSHGASPMALDRHGQTSVHLACEHGSPRCLRELLEWGSDRPELEARNYEGLTPLHVSVATSNRDTVLLLLEHGADIDAVDIKSGRSPLLHAVENNSLDMVELLIQNGASVNAQSYAGCTALHVASGRGLLDALRLLVRNGADCGIKNYHNDTALMVAKNRRVIDILRGKASRPPPAPDGTRDGASPTPSSASSPGARLTPNGLPSASPGSPPSALSPPHTPGACRAAPTNQRPETAEPANGASTTGPLHGVKLEGNMTPPTRSATAPQPFLRLAESLLEPALHGAIYPIASPGQDTSTNHLSLLPGAFHPPIVPLAQGLPPNRIHPRGAGLDQSRTPRGAGSPPGGAAEGQWPRSRDSGGS, from the exons ATGGCGGAGGAGATGCCCGTGGACCTGAGGACGTGGCGGAAGGGGGACACCCCCGGGTGCCAAGGGAGAGGGGTTCCCCGTCCCAAAGACCCCGGGGGGCAGCGGGCTCCTCAGGGCAGCGGGGCATTCCCTTCACCCTGGCACGGCGCGGCGGGGGGCCCAAGGACTCCTCCCCCGCACCCCGGGGCGCCGATCCCGGGCCCCCCCGACGAGGGGGGCAGGAAAGCGGAGACCTCGCTGCCCCTACGCAAACGCCGCTACGCAGTGCAGGAGCCGGGCTGGGAGCTGCCGGGGCCCCCAGCCGGGAAGGTGCCCAAGACGGAGAGcgatggggggcaggagggcgtCTCCGGGGCGCAGCGCTCCCCCTTCTGCAACGGCTACTGCCCCCCCTACGTGGCTGTGGACTACACCCGCCTGCCAGCTCCCTATCTCATAG gTCTGACCGGACCCTTCCTGGTCCCGGAGCGGGCCCCCTTCTTCCACCCCgtggccccccaccccctgctgccggCTCCCCTGCTGGGGCGCCCCGCCACTCCCTACCCCCTTCTGTGCCCCCTGCAGACCCAGCTGGCTGCTGACATCGCCACGGCGATCAAGCAGGACGAGGATGGAGACAC ggctctgcacatCGCTGTGGCCCAGGGGAACCTGCCCGTGGCCCAGCGGCTGGTCAGCCTCTTCCTGCAGGGTCAGCGGGACCTGGACATCTACAACCACCTGCGGCAG ACCCCCTTGCACCTGGCAGTGATCACCACCCAGCCGTCCCTAGTGAAGCTGCTGCTCTCGCACGGGGCTTCCCCGATGGCACTGGACCGGCACGGCCAGACGTCGGTGCACCTGGCCTGCGAGCACGGCAGCCCCCGGTGCCTGCGTGAGCTGCTGGAGTGGGGCAGCGACCGGCCGGAGCTGGAGGCCCGAAACTATGAGG GTCTCACCCCCCTGCATGTGTCTGTGGCCACCTCGAACCGGGACACCGTTCTGCTGCTCCTGGAGCACGGGGCGGACATCGACGCTGTG GACATCaagagcggccgctcccccttgCTCCATGCAGTGGAGAACAACAGCCTGGACATGGTGGAGCTGCTGATACAA AACGGGGCAAGTGTGAACGCACAGTCGTACGCGGGGTGCACGGCGCTGCACGTGGCCAGTGGGCGGGGGCTGCTGGATGCCCTGCGGCTGCTGGTTCGGAACGGGGCCGACTGCGGGATCAAGAACTATCACAACGACACGGCGCTCATGGTGGCCAAGAACCGGCGG GTGATCGACATCCTGAGGGGAAAGGCCTcccggcctcccccagcccccgatGGCACCCGGGATGGGGCCTCCCCGACACCCAGTTCAGCCAGCTCCCCGGGCGCCCGCCTGACCCCCAACG gtCTGCCCAGCGCCTCCCCTGGCTCCCCGccttctgccctgagccctccccacaccccaggaGCCTGCAGAGCTGCCCCAACCAATCAGAGACCAGAAACTGCTGAGCCAGCCAATGGGGCATCAACCACTGGCCCCCTCCATGGGGTGAAGCTGGAGGGAAATATGACCCCGCCCACccgctctgccactgccccccagccctttctGCGATTGGCCGAAAGCCTGCTGGAGCCTGCCCTCCATGGTGCCATCTACCCAATTGCGTCTCCCGGCCAGGACACCTCAACCAATCACCTCTCGCTGCTGCCGGGCGCCTTTCACCCGCCCATTGTCCCGCTAGCCCAGGGGCTGCCACCCAATCGGATTCACCCGAGAGGTGCCGGGCTGGACCAATCACGGACTCCGCGCGGGGCAGGGAGCCCCCCCGGCGGTGCGGCCGAGGGGCAGTGGCCTCGCAGCAGGGACAGCGGGGGCAGCTGA